From one Lysinibacillus sp. G4S2 genomic stretch:
- a CDS encoding IS30 family transposase has product MQKKLNIKGTQKKPRLTEIQRGKLEAYLDEGNLSKAEIARRLGVCRATIYNEIKRGTTTQVRIVNSKRIYTTKYFATTGQAITERNVARSRNPLKVKRVSAFLEYADQLMKEKEWSPDAVVGRTLLDGKFRREEMVCAKTLYAYIDLRLLKTRNSDLVSKTSRKTKTVRRARKNIKCLGESIEKRPQHIETREEFGHFEIDSVIGRKDKEDDVLLTLIERKTRREFIFKMDGKDADSVNYAIETILKNFGELAPKLFKSITADNGSEFSELAEKCQELMGIYFTHPYSSWERGTNENHNRMIRRWLPKGTSIENYSRSYIQSVEDKMNHLPRRIHGFKTPHEMFEEELKRLRESA; this is encoded by the coding sequence ATGCAAAAAAAGCTTAACATAAAAGGAACTCAAAAGAAACCCAGACTTACTGAAATTCAACGTGGAAAGTTAGAAGCTTACCTTGATGAAGGGAATTTATCAAAAGCTGAGATTGCCCGTAGATTGGGTGTTTGTCGTGCTACTATATATAACGAAATCAAGCGTGGAACTACTACACAAGTGAGGATAGTAAATAGTAAACGAATCTATACCACGAAGTACTTCGCTACAACGGGTCAAGCAATCACTGAACGAAATGTGGCTCGTTCTCGTAACCCTTTGAAGGTGAAGCGAGTATCGGCTTTTCTAGAATACGCAGATCAATTAATGAAGGAAAAGGAGTGGTCTCCAGACGCTGTTGTTGGTCGTACATTGCTTGATGGTAAGTTTCGTCGTGAAGAAATGGTTTGCGCAAAAACTCTTTATGCGTATATAGATCTTAGGTTGTTGAAAACTAGAAATTCTGACTTAGTTTCCAAGACATCGCGTAAAACAAAGACAGTACGTAGGGCTAGAAAAAATATAAAATGTTTAGGCGAAAGTATTGAAAAACGCCCACAGCACATTGAAACACGAGAGGAATTTGGTCATTTTGAAATCGATTCAGTGATCGGTAGAAAAGACAAAGAAGATGATGTTTTATTAACACTGATCGAACGGAAAACGCGTCGAGAATTTATTTTCAAAATGGACGGTAAGGATGCGGATTCCGTGAACTATGCGATTGAAACCATTCTAAAGAATTTTGGGGAGTTAGCACCTAAACTATTCAAATCCATTACAGCAGATAACGGGAGTGAGTTTTCAGAGCTTGCGGAAAAATGCCAAGAGTTGATGGGGATTTACTTCACACACCCCTACTCATCATGGGAGCGAGGAACAAATGAAAACCACAATAGAATGATTCGTAGATGGTTACCAAAAGGAACGTCCATAGAGAACTACAGTAGATCTTACATCCAATCTGTAGAAGATAAAATGAACCACTTGCCACGACGAATACA
- a CDS encoding DUF3291 domain-containing protein: protein MALVSIYTVGRLNHPYDHPTSRDFYQVGNEVYRQATKSGLIETFSPEGVPFPEEAVKGKGSPILTLTVWRSLQSLYRFTYSGQHIQALRDRSKWIRAISRETPFLCSLVD from the coding sequence ATGGCATTAGTGTCAATCTATACTGTTGGTAGGCTAAACCACCCCTATGACCACCCTACCTCTCGTGATTTTTATCAAGTGGGAAATGAAGTATATCGTCAGGCAACTAAATCAGGACTTATAGAGACATTTTCACCTGAAGGAGTCCCATTCCCTGAAGAAGCCGTAAAGGGGAAGGGTTCTCCTATACTTACGCTAACGGTATGGAGAAGTCTTCAATCCTTATATCGCTTTACCTATTCAGGACAGCATATACAAGCATTACGAGATAGAAGCAAATGGATCCGAGCCATATCCAGAGAAACACCTTTCTTATGTAGTTTGGTGGACTGA